DNA from Polaribacter sp. NJDZ03:
AGTAATTCTTTTAAAGCTATTGTTGGTACAAATAGAGTTATAGAGAGCTTAACAGAAGGTAGCTCTGCAGAAGCAGATCAAGTAATTGGAGAAAACTATTACATTAGAGCACTCGTATTTTTCCAAATGGGTAATGTTTTTGGAAAACCTTATAACCAAGGTGTTTCAAACCTATCAATTCCTTTAAAATTAACTTCGGATATTACAGATTTACCAGACAGAAATACGGTTGGTGAAGTGTATGACCAAGTAATTGCAGATTTATTAAAAGCAGAAGCTTTAATGAATGAAAACAAAAGTGCTTCTTTTGCTACTAAAGAAGCGGCACAAGCATTATTATCTCGTGTATATTTATATATGGAAGATAATACAAAAGCCATAGAATATGCCGATAAAGTAATCAACTCCGGGCGTTATTCACTTTTACCTTCTAGCCGTTTTGCTGTAATGAATACATTAGCTCCGGCAGAAAACGAAGAGGCAATTTTTTCTATTACTTTAACCAAAGATATTGATATTCCTGGAACTGAAGATTGGTATACAATTGGCTCTTTTTACGCAACGATAGACGGTGTTGGTTGGGGAGAAATGTATGCTTCTCAAACCTATCTAGAATTGGTAAATAAAAATGCAAGTGATTTAAGAAAAAGTTTTATAGAACCACAATATTTATTAGATGCTAATGGTCAAAAAATTCCGGCGGTATATTGGGTAGATGATACCTATACATACCAATTTAGACGTACTACAAATACAGGTGGTGTAATTACTTTACAAGATGATGAAATTACATACCCTTTACTATCTGAAACAGTAGCTGGTAAAACACAACATTACTTTGTAGGAGCTACCGGACGACAAGATGTAACTTTTGATTTTGATATGGACAAACGAAATGGGTATCCAAAATTCTTTATCCTTAAAGCATCTCAACAAGAAAACGATTTACACCTTTGGTCTCCAACAGTATCTCGTTTAGCAGAAATGTACTTAAACAAAGCCGAAGCGTTGGCCAAACAAGGAGCTACACAAGCTGCCCTAGATGAAGTAAATGTTTTACGTACAAGAGCTACAGTTCCTACATACACAACGAGTACTATTCCTGTAGGAAAATCAATATTAGATGTTGTTTTAGAAGAACGTAGATTAGAATTAGCTTATGAAGGTCATAGAAAATTTGATGTATATAGAAATGGAAAAACAATGAATAGAAAGTATCCTGGTACGCACTTAAATAATTCAAATCCATTTTATGAAATAGAGGCTAATAACAATGTTATTATAGAATTTATTCCGGAACAGCAAATATTAATACAACCAACTTTAATTCAGAATGATTAGTAAAAAAACCTCACAAGGTATTTTGAAAACGATAATGAAGATTTGGAACACTTAAAATAAATGAAATTTATGAAAACAAAAATCATACAAAGAAAGATAACACTCTCTGTGGTTGCATTATTTTCAATTGCCATATTAGCAATTACATATTCTTGCACACCAGATGCAGTACTTATAGACACGAGTCTTAAACTACCTCCTGTACCTTTAGATACAACAGGTTGGGTAGTTACAAATTACACTAGTCAAGAAGATCAAGACGGAGAAGGAGAAGGAAACGGAAGAGTTTTTAATACGTTTGATGGTAACCCAGATACCTTTTGGCATACTTGCTGGAATGGTTGTACCGCAGTACCTCCTCATTCTTTTGTTATAGATATGTTATCTGTAAAAGAGATTAGTGGTATTATTTTTACACAAAGACAATCTCTTTCTAGAAACATTGAAACTTGTTCTATAGAAATTAGTGATGACAATACTACCTGGACTTCTTTAGGCGAATTTTCTTTAGAAAAAGTAAAAGTAGGACAACAAAAAGAATTAGAAGAAGTAGTTGCTGCTCGTTACATTAGACTGAATGTAATAACAGTTTATGACGGTTCTAACAACGCTGCTTTAGCTGAGTTTGCACCTTACTTTTAAAATATAGTTCCCCCTTTTTTTTAAAGCCAAGGCTACATCTTTTGTCTTGGCTTTTAAATACCTTTTTTAACTAATTTAATAAACGTAAACAATTTTGAGAACCATAGCCCTAAAATATTTAAGCGCACTTGTTATAGTATTTAGTGTTTTTTCATGTTCTAAATCTGTAGATAGTTTAGGTTCAGAAAAAATGTTTACAAAAGTACCTTCGGATATTTCTGGAGTAACTTTTCAAAATAAAATATTAGAATCAGAAAGACTGCATTACTATAAATATCAATACATTTATATTGGTGGTGGCGTTGCTGCTGCCGATTTTAATAATGATGGCTTAGAAGATTTATTTTTCACATCCAACGTATATCACAATCAATTATTTATCAACAAAGGCAATTTTAAATTTGAAGACATCACCTTAAAAGCTGGTATTGTAAAAAGACCAGGTTTTGATGTAGGTGTTTCTGTAGCCGATGTTAATAATGATGGTTTCTTAGATATTTATATCAACCGAGCAGGTTGGTACCAAGGAGATGAAAAATTAGCCAATATGTTATACATAAATAATGGCGATCTTACTTTTACAGAGCAAGCTCAAAAATATGGTTTAGCAGATACTAATAAATCTATAAATTCTACTTTTTTCGATTATGATAAAGATGGAGATTTAGACGTGTATATTGCAAATGCTCCTTCAGATTTTGGTTTAACAGGAAAAATTATAGACTTAGATAAAATTGAAGGAAGCGAACAAACGAAAAGCTTAAGAGGTAGCGATAGATTGTATCAAAATGATGGAAATGGTCATTTTACTGATGTTTCTAAAGAAGCCGGAATTAAACTAGACATTGGCTTTGGATTAAATGCACAAGTTGGCGATTTAAACAATGATGGTTGGGATGACATTTATGTTTCTAACGATTTTATTACGCCAGATTTTGCCTATCTAAATAATGGCAATGGTACTTTTACTGAAGCTAGAAATGACTTATTTAAGCACATTTCTTACTATAGTATGGGTAGCGATATTGCAGATATTAATAATGACGGACTCACAGATTTAATGGTGTTAGATATGAGTCCCGAAGACTATGTACGTTCTAAAACCACCATGTCTATGATGTCTATAGACCGTTTTCAAGAAATGGTAGATGCAGATTATCACCACCAATACATGCACAATGTATTGCAAATAAATAACGGAAATAATACCTATAGCGAAGTCGCTAACATCTCTGGTATAGCAAGTACAGACTGGAGTTGGTCTACGCTGTTTGCAGATTTCGATTTAGATGGTTATAATGATATTTACGTTACAAATGGTGTGTACAGAGATGTGGTAGATAGAGACACCAACAAAGAAATTGATGCATATATTAAAGAAAATAAAGCAAAACTAAGTGAAGAAGATTTCTACAAATTCACTCAGAAATTACCACAACAAAAATTAACCAACTACTTTTTTAAAAACAACCAAAAAGGACAGTTTAGCAACACTACAGAAGATTGGGCAAGTGAAGCACCAACTTTTTCTAACGGAGCAGTTTATGTAGATTTAGACAACGATGGCGATTTAGATATTGTTACCAATAATTTAGATGAAGACGCTACTATTCTAAGAAATAACACCAGAGAAACCAGTAATAAAAACTACTTAAACATTAAGTTTAAAGGTTCTGATAAAAACAAATTTGGTGTAGGTACAAAGGTTCAATTATTTCTAAATAACGACGAAATAATTACAAGACAATTAATAAATGCTAGAGGATATCTTTCTTCTATGTCTAACATTTTAAATTTTGGTATTGGAGAAAACACCACAATTCCAAAGTTAGAAGTTACATGGTATAATGGTAAAAAACAGGTTTTAGAGAACGTAAAAGTCAATCAGACTTTAACCATCAATTATGCTGAAAGCTCTGAAATTTCAAAAGTAGAAAAACCAGTAATTACAAAAATATTTACAGAAGAAGCTTTTAATTTTTCTCACAAAGAGATTCCGTATAATGATTTTGATAAACAAGTATTGTTACCTCATAAGTTATCTCAAACCGGACCAACAATAGCAAAAGCAGACTTAAATAATGATGGTTTAGACGATCTTTTTATAGGAGGTGCCCACCTACAAGAAGCACAATTATTAATTGCTCAAAAAAGTGGAGGTTATACATCAATTGCAATTGCTGATTTTAAAAAGGATAGCAAATATGAAGATGTTTCTGCTTGCTTTTTTGATGCTGATAATGATGGAGATTTAGATGTATATGTGGTTAGCGGAAGTTATGAATTTACAGAAGGATCGGACC
Protein-coding regions in this window:
- a CDS encoding discoidin domain-containing protein, whose amino-acid sequence is MKTKIIQRKITLSVVALFSIAILAITYSCTPDAVLIDTSLKLPPVPLDTTGWVVTNYTSQEDQDGEGEGNGRVFNTFDGNPDTFWHTCWNGCTAVPPHSFVIDMLSVKEISGIIFTQRQSLSRNIETCSIEISDDNTTWTSLGEFSLEKVKVGQQKELEEVVAARYIRLNVITVYDGSNNAALAEFAPYF
- a CDS encoding RagB/SusD family nutrient uptake outer membrane protein, translating into MKKIIYISLLAITAVFTSCELDRSPFTEISADDLFKDPGAAQSATLGNYLFLKGDKGYDGWSDDLHRMSEYSGDNVMISGGTTDALFFFYNYQRTQNNSRNNRFWSNSFKAIVGTNRVIESLTEGSSAEADQVIGENYYIRALVFFQMGNVFGKPYNQGVSNLSIPLKLTSDITDLPDRNTVGEVYDQVIADLLKAEALMNENKSASFATKEAAQALLSRVYLYMEDNTKAIEYADKVINSGRYSLLPSSRFAVMNTLAPAENEEAIFSITLTKDIDIPGTEDWYTIGSFYATIDGVGWGEMYASQTYLELVNKNASDLRKSFIEPQYLLDANGQKIPAVYWVDDTYTYQFRRTTNTGGVITLQDDEITYPLLSETVAGKTQHYFVGATGRQDVTFDFDMDKRNGYPKFFILKASQQENDLHLWSPTVSRLAEMYLNKAEALAKQGATQAALDEVNVLRTRATVPTYTTSTIPVGKSILDVVLEERRLELAYEGHRKFDVYRNGKTMNRKYPGTHLNNSNPFYEIEANNNVIIEFIPEQQILIQPTLIQND
- a CDS encoding VCBS repeat-containing protein codes for the protein MRTIALKYLSALVIVFSVFSCSKSVDSLGSEKMFTKVPSDISGVTFQNKILESERLHYYKYQYIYIGGGVAAADFNNDGLEDLFFTSNVYHNQLFINKGNFKFEDITLKAGIVKRPGFDVGVSVADVNNDGFLDIYINRAGWYQGDEKLANMLYINNGDLTFTEQAQKYGLADTNKSINSTFFDYDKDGDLDVYIANAPSDFGLTGKIIDLDKIEGSEQTKSLRGSDRLYQNDGNGHFTDVSKEAGIKLDIGFGLNAQVGDLNNDGWDDIYVSNDFITPDFAYLNNGNGTFTEARNDLFKHISYYSMGSDIADINNDGLTDLMVLDMSPEDYVRSKTTMSMMSIDRFQEMVDADYHHQYMHNVLQINNGNNTYSEVANISGIASTDWSWSTLFADFDLDGYNDIYVTNGVYRDVVDRDTNKEIDAYIKENKAKLSEEDFYKFTQKLPQQKLTNYFFKNNQKGQFSNTTEDWASEAPTFSNGAVYVDLDNDGDLDIVTNNLDEDATILRNNTRETSNKNYLNIKFKGSDKNKFGVGTKVQLFLNNDEIITRQLINARGYLSSMSNILNFGIGENTTIPKLEVTWYNGKKQVLENVKVNQTLTINYAESSEISKVEKPVITKIFTEEAFNFSHKEIPYNDFDKQVLLPHKLSQTGPTIAKADLNNDGLDDLFIGGAHLQEAQLLIAQKSGGYTSIAIADFKKDSKYEDVSACFFDADNDGDLDVYVVSGSYEFTEGSDLLEDRLYINNGNFKFRRNTTKIPSIKTAGAVVRAADYDNDGDIDLFVGSRVVPDKYPYAPTSYLLINEKGVFKNKTATISPELVTIGMVTDAQWADIDNDNDIDLIVTGEWMGIEVFVNEDGKLSENNSYASLSSAKGWWNTIVIEDIDGDGDKDIVAGNLGLNYKFHASKEKSFHVYTHDFDNNGTEDIMLAKYYNNKQVPVRGKGCTAQQMPYLKDRIKTYNEFASKDIGGILGANFSESLHYEVNEFQSGIFINEGAGNFNFKPFPLEAQRAPINSILFDDFDGDEIKDLLMAGNNHLSEIETTRADSGIGVFLKGKKQGEFEFFVNTKTGFFADKDVRALKKIKTNAGTSVIVINNNSNHQKYNTTK